The following are encoded in a window of Spea bombifrons isolate aSpeBom1 chromosome 2, aSpeBom1.2.pri, whole genome shotgun sequence genomic DNA:
- the CSAD gene encoding cysteine sulfinic acid decarboxylase: MAGVNSSFQKDDRGDTFLKQALGILMQDAVMSGTDRNQKVCEWMEPEELRKMLDLSLRSNGESQEVLLGYCRDIIRFSVKTGHPRFFNQLFSGLDQHALTGRILTETLNTSQYTYEVAPVFVLMEEEVLRTLRHFIGWRTGDGIFCPGGSLSNMYAMNVARFHHFPYCKEKGQGALPRLALFTSEESHYSVKKGAAFLGIGTDNVILVRTDDRGKMIPEDLEDKIEKTKSEGAVPFLLSATCGTTVLGAFDPIQDLADVCERHGLWLHVDAAWGGSALLSRKHRHLLNGIERANSVTWNPHKMLGVGLQCSAFLLQDTTGLLERCHAANATYLFQTDKFYNLKYDTGDKSIQCGRRVDCLKLWLMWKALGSEGLERRVDGALEHTRYLVDEMKKRKGFIVIVEPEFVNLCFWYVPPSLRGQQASPDFWERLGKVAPILKEKMMKKGSMMLGYQPHKNHVNFFRQIVVNPETTTEDLDFFLDEIERLGENL; the protein is encoded by the exons ATGGCTGGAGTTAATTCTTCATTCCAAAAAGATGACAGAGGAGACACATTCCTGAAACAGGCTTTAGGTATTTTAATGCAGGATGCAGTGATGTCGGGAACTGACAGAAACCAAAAG GTTTGTGAATGGATGGAGCCAGAGGAACTACGTAAAATGTTAGACTTAAGTCTTCGTAGTAATGGAGAATCTCAGGAGGTTCTGTTGGGTTACTGTAGAGACATCATCAGGTTCAGCGTCAAGACAG GGCACCCACGATTCTTCAACCAACTCTTTTCTGGATTAGATCAACATGCGCTGACCGGTAGGATCTTGACTGAAACCTTGAACACCAGCCA ATATACCTACGAGGTTGCACCTGTATTTGTGCTAATGGAAGAAGAAGTTCTTAGAACACTGAGACATTTCATTGGTTGGAGGACAGGCGATGGGATATTCTGCCCAG GAGGGTCACTTTCAAATATGTATGCGATGAATGTGGCACGATTTCACCATTTCCCATATTGTAAAGAGAAGGGACAGGGTGCACTCCCTAGGCTGGCACTGTTCACTTCCGAAGAG AGCCATTACTCGGTGAAGAAGGGGGCAGCATTCTTAGGAATTGGAACAGATAATGTGATCCTCGTACGAACAGATGACAG GGGGAAGATGATACCAGAAGATTTAGAGGACAAAATAGAGAAAACAAAGTCAGAG GGCGCTGTTCCTTTCTTACTTAGTGCAACTTGTGGAACAACAGTGCTTGGTGCCTTTGATCCCATTCAAGACTTGGCTGATGTGTGTGAACGTCATGGCTTATGGCTCCATGTAGAT GCTGCATGGGGAGGCAGCGCTCTTCTATCCAGGAAACACAGACATCTCCTAAATGGCATTGAGAG GGCAAATTCTGTTACTTGGAACCCCCATAAGATGCTGGGAGTTGGTCTTCAGTGCTCAGCCTTTCTTTTACAAGACACAACA GGGTTATTAGAGCGATGTCATGCTGCCAATGCCACTTACCTCTTTCAAACCGACAAATTTTACAATTTGAAATATGACACAGGAGACAAATCCATTCAGTGTGGCCGTAGGGTGGACTGTCTAAAGCTTTGGCTGATGTGGAAGGCACTTGGATCAGAAGGCCTGGAAAGACGAGTGGATGGAGCACTGGAACACACAAG ATATCTGGTAGATgaaatgaagaaaagaaaaggatTTATTGTTATTGTGGAG CCAGAGTTTGTGAACCTATGTTTTTGGTATGTGCCACCAAGCCTTAGAGGTCAGCAGGCTTCTCCAGATTTCTGGGAGAGACTTGGAAAG GTAGCGCCAATACTTAAGgagaagatgatgaagaaagGCTCCATGATGCTTGGCTATCAGCCACACAAAAACCATGTGAATTTCTTCAGACAAATTGTGGTTAATCCTGAGACTACTACAGAGGATCTGGACTTCTTTTTGGATGAAATTGAAAGACTTGGGGAAAACCTGTGA
- the SOAT2 gene encoding sterol O-acyltransferase 2: protein MTTTNDSAGDTMRQRKGKASKDQNGKGENGTAPDHINSVVEWNKHMEVVKAELVENMSSHLKTLLDKAVAEAVLSYKKENATSLPQKRDQGSGSDQKKIFLHRASLLDELMEVEHFRTIYHMFAAALCVFFISTVAVDFVDQGRLVLEFDLLFYAFGQLKTVVFSWITLFIYTLWIPYIALHFWGSSYPKSKHPFILSASVASIFIVCQICILGVLPIYIVVHYKLPPASSIIVLLEQVRFLMKTYSFLRETVPSIILKERKEDQLPKLSSYLYFLFCPTLIYRDSYPRTPYIRWKYVAKNFSQFLGCLFFTYFILVTLCIPVFTNMSKQPFRTRTLVLSIFHATLPGTFLLLITFFAFLHCWLNAFAEMLRFADRMFYKDWWNSTSFSNYYRTWNVVVHDWLYYYVYRDLLRLCNQRFRAGVMLAVFLISALVHEYVITLSLGYFYPVMFCLFAIFGVLFNFMMHDKRTSPVWNVMVWTFLFIGQGIQLCLYCQEWYAQIHCPLTEKTFWGMITPRSWTCRL, encoded by the exons GGACAGCACCTGATCACATTAACAGTGTTGTAGAATGGAACAAGCACATGGAG GTTGTGAAGGCGGAGCTGGTAGAGAACATGAGCTCTCACCTAAAAACCCTCCTTGATAAGGCTGTGGCAGAAGCTGTGCTGTCCTACAAGAAAGAGAATGCCACCTCGCTACCCCAAAAAAG GGACCAGGGTTCTGGATCTGatcaaaagaaaatattccTGCACCGAGCCTCCCTGCTAGA TGAACTGATGGAAGTGGAGCACTTTCGCACAATATATCATATGTTTGCGGCAgcactgtgtgtttttttcatcaGCACTGTGGCTGTCGATTTTGTTGACCAAGGAAG ATTGGTTTTGGAATTTGATTTGTTGTTTTACGCCTTTGGACAACTTAAAACCGTGGTATTTTCATGGATTACGCTCTTCATCTATACTCTTTGGATCCCCTACATAGCACTGCATTTCTGGGGATCTTCTTATCCCAAATCAAAGCACCCATTCATTCTGTCTGCTTCAGTCGCCAGCATTTTTATTGTATGCCAGATCTGCATTTTGGGTGTTCTTCCCATATACATTGTGGTTCATTACAAACTGCCTCCTGCATCAAGCATCATAGTCCTCCTAGAGCAG GTTAGATTCCTGATGAAGACTTATTCCTTTCTAAGAGAGACTGTTCCATCCATCATTTTAAAGGAAA GGAAGGAGGACCAGCTTCCAAAGCTCTCTAGTTATCTCTATTTTCTCTTCTGCCCAACTCTGATTTACAGAGACAGCTATCCGAG AACCCCATATATTAGATGGAAATATGTGGCTAAGAACTTTTCTCAG TTCCTAGGATGTCTGTTCTTTACATACTTCATTCTGGTCACACTGTGCATTCCAGTTTTCACTAATATGAGCAAGCAGCCGTTCAGGACTAGGACCTTGGTGCTGTCCATCTTCCATGCTACTCTCCCTG GCACTTTTCTTCTCCTGATCACGTTCTTTGCCTTCTTGCACTGCTGGCTGAACGCCTTTGCAGAGATGCTTCGTTTTGCAGATCGTATGTTCTACAAG GACTGGTGGAACtcgacatcattttcaaattatTACCGTACATGGAACGTGGTCGTCCATGACTGGTTGTATTATTATGTCTATCGTGACCTCCTAAGG CTGTGTAACCAGCGATTCCGGGCTGGGGTGATGTTGGCTGTGTTCCTCATCTCTGCTTTAGTACATGAATATGTAATAACACTGTCATTAGGATACTTCTACCCGGTCATGTTTTGTCTGTTTGCCATCTTTGGAG tgCTCTTCAACTTCATGATGCACGATAAGCGAACAAGCCCAGTTTGGAATGTGATGGTTTGGACGTTCCTGTTCATAGGCCAGGGTATTCAGCTGTGCCTATACTGCCAGGAGTGGTATGCCCAGATACACTGTCCTCTCACCGAG AAAACATTCTGGGGAATGATAACTCCTCGTTCATGGACCTGTCGCTTATAG